A genome region from Vibrio tapetis subsp. tapetis includes the following:
- the serA gene encoding phosphoglycerate dehydrogenase codes for MAKVSLEKDKIKILLLEGLHPSSVEVFQAAGYTNIEYHKGALDQDELLEAVKDAHFIGIRSRTNLTQEVFDAAEKLVSVGCFCIGTNQVNLSAAAKRGIPVFNAPFSNTRSVAELVLGQILLLLRGIPEKNALAHRGIWKKSADNSYEARGKRLGIIGYGHIGTQLGIIAENLGMRVYFYDIENKLSLGNATQVHTMSDLLNKCDVITLHVPETAGTKDMMGEAEFARMKPGSIFINAARGTVVDIPALCSALESRHLAGAAVDVFPVEPGTNKEAFESPLMKFDNVILTPHVGGSTQEAQENIGVEVAGKLAKYSDNGSTLSSVNFPEVSLPTHQGTSRLLHIHQNRPGILTQINTIFAEAGINIAGQYLQTSSEMGYVVIDVEADRSEEALVQLKKIDGTIRARILH; via the coding sequence ATGGCCAAAGTATCACTGGAAAAAGACAAAATTAAAATTCTTCTTTTAGAGGGCTTACACCCATCTTCTGTTGAAGTATTTCAAGCAGCTGGTTACACCAATATTGAGTATCACAAAGGTGCATTAGACCAAGACGAATTGTTAGAAGCGGTAAAAGATGCGCATTTTATTGGCATTCGCTCACGCACAAATTTAACTCAAGAAGTCTTTGATGCCGCAGAAAAACTGGTGAGTGTCGGTTGTTTCTGTATTGGTACCAATCAAGTAAATTTAAGCGCTGCGGCCAAACGTGGTATTCCAGTCTTTAACGCCCCATTCTCAAACACTCGTAGTGTTGCTGAATTAGTGTTAGGTCAGATATTACTTCTATTGCGTGGCATTCCAGAAAAAAACGCATTAGCACACCGTGGCATTTGGAAAAAAAGTGCCGATAACTCTTATGAAGCTCGCGGCAAACGATTAGGCATCATTGGTTACGGACACATTGGTACTCAACTCGGTATTATTGCTGAAAACTTGGGTATGCGTGTCTACTTCTATGATATTGAAAATAAGCTCTCTCTCGGTAATGCGACTCAAGTACACACCATGAGTGACCTACTTAATAAGTGTGATGTCATCACCTTACATGTTCCAGAGACGGCAGGAACCAAAGACATGATGGGTGAAGCTGAATTTGCCCGTATGAAGCCAGGTTCAATCTTCATTAACGCGGCTCGCGGGACTGTAGTAGATATCCCTGCGTTATGCTCTGCATTAGAATCACGCCATCTTGCTGGCGCGGCTGTGGATGTATTTCCAGTAGAGCCAGGCACGAACAAAGAAGCGTTTGAATCTCCGCTCATGAAATTCGACAACGTTATCCTGACTCCGCACGTGGGTGGTTCAACACAAGAAGCTCAAGAGAACATCGGTGTGGAAGTTGCAGGGAAACTGGCAAAATACTCAGACAACGGTTCTACACTATCAAGTGTTAACTTCCCTGAAGTATCATTACCAACGCACCAAGGTACGTCACGTTTGCTGCATATTCACCAAAACCGTCCGGGTATTCTTACTCAAATCAATACCATCTTTGCAGAAGCTGGCATTAACATCGCAGGTCAGTATCTTCAAACTAGCTCTGAGATGGGCTATGTCGTTATCGACGTGGAAGCCGATCGTTCTGAAGAAGCGCTGGTCCAATTGAAGAAAATTGACGGAACGATTCGCGCTCGAATTCTTCATTA
- the rpiA gene encoding ribose-5-phosphate isomerase RpiA, with protein sequence MTQDEMKKAAGWAALKYVEEGSIVGVGTGSTVNHFIDALGSIKDEIKGAVSSSVASTERLKELEIKVFDCNDVANLDIYVDGADEINATRDMIKGGGAALTREKIVAAIADKFICIVDGTKAVDVLGEFPLPVEVIPMARSYVGRELVKLGGDPAYREGVLTDNGNIILDVYGLKITDAKALEDKINAIAGVVTVGLFAHRGADVVITGTPEGAHIAE encoded by the coding sequence ATGACTCAAGATGAAATGAAAAAAGCCGCTGGTTGGGCAGCGCTTAAATACGTAGAAGAAGGCAGCATTGTTGGCGTAGGTACTGGTTCTACGGTAAATCACTTCATTGATGCCCTTGGTTCAATCAAAGACGAGATTAAAGGCGCGGTATCAAGCTCTGTTGCTTCTACCGAAAGACTAAAAGAGCTTGAAATCAAAGTGTTCGATTGTAACGACGTTGCTAATCTGGATATTTATGTAGATGGTGCCGACGAAATTAACGCGACTCGCGATATGATCAAAGGCGGCGGTGCTGCATTAACTCGTGAAAAAATTGTTGCGGCTATCGCAGACAAGTTCATTTGTATTGTAGATGGCACGAAAGCAGTCGACGTACTTGGTGAATTCCCACTTCCTGTTGAAGTGATCCCAATGGCTCGCTCTTACGTTGGCCGTGAACTCGTAAAATTAGGCGGTGACCCTGCTTATCGTGAAGGCGTATTAACGGATAATGGCAACATCATTTTAGACGTATATGGTCTTAAAATTACCGACGCTAAGGCTCTAGAAGACAAAATCAACGCCATTGCTGGTGTGGTTACCGTTGGGCTATTTGCTCATCGTGGCGCAGATGTTGTTATTACTGGTACACCTGAAGGCGCTCATATCGCTGAATAA
- a CDS encoding 5-formyltetrahydrofolate cyclo-ligase, producing MQQTPHNQLDHLSYRKQLRQSIRTKRQALTAPQQQHASQQLLKQIRQLPELKNANTVAIYLAADGEIDPMPSIQWLWRQGYQVCLPVIHPFSKGQLVFLRYQPDTKMVLNRYKIQEPKLTALDIVPVNDIDIIFTPLVAFDATGQRMGMGGGYYDRTLAPWLAHNQNAIAIGLAHDCQQVTKLTYETWDVPLPIILTPSQTWQWESKQ from the coding sequence ATGCAACAAACGCCACACAACCAACTAGATCACCTTTCTTATCGAAAGCAACTGCGTCAATCTATTAGAACGAAACGTCAAGCTCTCACTGCCCCCCAACAACAGCACGCTTCGCAACAACTACTCAAACAGATTCGTCAGCTTCCCGAATTAAAAAACGCTAACACCGTCGCTATCTATTTAGCAGCCGATGGTGAAATCGATCCTATGCCGAGCATTCAATGGCTCTGGCGACAAGGCTACCAAGTCTGTTTGCCGGTTATCCACCCGTTTTCAAAAGGGCAACTGGTGTTCCTTCGATACCAACCTGATACTAAAATGGTGCTCAATCGCTATAAAATACAAGAACCTAAGCTCACTGCTCTCGATATTGTTCCTGTTAACGACATCGACATCATTTTTACTCCGCTTGTCGCATTTGATGCCACTGGCCAGCGAATGGGAATGGGCGGTGGATATTATGACCGAACCCTTGCCCCTTGGCTTGCTCACAATCAAAATGCCATCGCTATAGGCCTTGCCCATGATTGCCAACAAGTGACTAAGCTAACTTACGAAACCTGGGACGTACCGCTTCCCATTATTTTGACACCAAGCCAAACTTGGCAATGGGAATCCAAACAGTAA
- the zapA gene encoding cell division protein ZapA gives MSSQAVEVEILGKLTRVNCPPGEEESLIKAAEDLDTRLKDMTERTKVNNVEKLLTIAALNICYELQVSKEKADGKSSQITERMESLAASLDGALKQLGQQK, from the coding sequence ATGAGTAGTCAAGCTGTTGAAGTTGAAATTTTAGGTAAGTTAACCCGTGTAAACTGTCCTCCCGGTGAAGAAGAATCACTGATCAAGGCAGCGGAAGACCTAGATACTCGTTTAAAAGACATGACCGAACGAACAAAAGTGAACAATGTTGAAAAACTACTCACCATTGCGGCACTGAATATTTGCTATGAACTGCAAGTATCAAAAGAAAAAGCCGATGGAAAGTCGAGCCAAATTACTGAGCGCATGGAATCGCTTGCAGCGTCACTTGATGGGGCGTTAAAACAGCTAGGACAGCAAAAATAG
- a CDS encoding YecA family protein: MSKISLPSYQALEQELKSAQISVTPAELHGLLTGMVSGGLEMAANTWQTLLYDYTNDGMGWPVTSVTMAESILKATSAELLSSDFELTLILAEDGAELVTLADGLSDWVNHFISGLGLIDAQLNKAEEDVKEALRDLEEIAKLGIDEEDDMAEQAILLEQVIEHVKACVMTVHLALGSKQSIETKPTLH, translated from the coding sequence ATGAGTAAAATATCTTTGCCTAGCTATCAGGCACTTGAACAAGAACTAAAGTCAGCACAAATTTCGGTGACGCCCGCTGAATTACATGGCTTGTTAACAGGGATGGTCAGTGGTGGACTTGAGATGGCTGCCAACACATGGCAAACATTGCTATACGATTACACCAATGACGGTATGGGCTGGCCAGTGACGTCTGTGACGATGGCAGAAAGTATTCTAAAAGCGACCAGTGCAGAGCTGCTAAGTAGTGACTTTGAATTGACTCTGATTTTGGCTGAAGATGGTGCAGAGTTGGTCACATTAGCCGATGGTCTGTCAGATTGGGTTAACCACTTTATCTCAGGGCTAGGTTTGATAGATGCTCAACTAAATAAAGCGGAAGAAGACGTTAAGGAAGCACTGCGCGATCTAGAAGAGATCGCCAAGCTTGGCATTGATGAAGAAGACGATATGGCCGAGCAAGCAATTCTACTCGAGCAAGTGATTGAGCACGTAAAAGCTTGCGTGATGACGGTTCATCTTGCACTTGGCAGTAAGCAGTCCATCGAGACTAAACCGACTCTTCATTAA
- the ubiH gene encoding 2-octaprenyl-6-methoxyphenyl hydroxylase, protein MKRYDIVIAGGAMAGATLALALNAYCQDTLSIAVVEPFLAQHEEHPGYDSRSIALSYGTVELLKDMQLWSAIKPYAVAINHIHVSDRGHAGMTDMDANELGIDALGYVVELADTGRVYHEKLQQAANIDFLCPASVTSIERDSTSVSLLLSSGETIQAPLLVAADGTQSVCCDDIGLKQTEQDFGQVAVIANITAEQAHEGRAFERFTESGPLALLPMSEGRLSLVWCLSPDEANKVLSLSDSQFLVELQSAFGWRLGQFTLAGSRASYPLLLRTREQFISHRVAVIGNAAQTLHPIAGQGFNLGIRDVATLAQEISKAEQDIGDYQLLSCYAKRRNSDRNQTIMLTAGLVHLFSNDYPAMRIGRNLGLMLMDNVSLVRSPLLRRTMGLVER, encoded by the coding sequence ATGAAACGTTACGACATCGTTATCGCTGGTGGCGCGATGGCTGGGGCAACGCTGGCTCTGGCGCTCAATGCGTATTGCCAAGATACACTCTCAATCGCGGTTGTAGAGCCGTTTTTGGCTCAGCATGAAGAGCATCCTGGCTATGACTCTCGATCGATAGCGCTTTCATATGGCACGGTAGAGTTACTTAAAGACATGCAGTTGTGGTCTGCTATTAAGCCGTATGCGGTGGCGATAAATCACATCCACGTATCCGATCGTGGTCATGCTGGAATGACGGATATGGATGCCAATGAATTAGGCATTGATGCGTTAGGTTACGTGGTTGAATTGGCTGATACTGGCCGGGTTTATCATGAAAAGTTGCAGCAAGCGGCTAATATCGACTTTTTATGCCCAGCTTCGGTGACGTCGATTGAGCGCGATTCAACGTCGGTTTCCTTGTTGTTATCGAGCGGTGAAACTATCCAAGCTCCACTGTTGGTGGCAGCGGATGGTACACAGTCTGTTTGTTGTGATGACATTGGCTTAAAGCAAACGGAACAAGACTTTGGCCAGGTTGCTGTTATTGCAAATATTACGGCTGAACAAGCGCATGAAGGGCGTGCCTTCGAGCGGTTTACTGAGTCAGGACCATTAGCGTTACTGCCTATGTCTGAAGGGCGATTATCGTTAGTTTGGTGTTTGTCTCCTGACGAAGCTAATAAAGTGCTGTCTTTATCTGACAGCCAGTTTTTAGTTGAGCTTCAGAGCGCATTTGGTTGGCGGCTTGGCCAATTTACTCTAGCAGGATCTCGCGCAAGCTATCCATTGCTACTTCGCACCAGAGAGCAGTTTATCTCTCATCGGGTTGCGGTGATTGGTAATGCGGCTCAAACGCTTCATCCCATTGCTGGTCAAGGGTTTAACCTCGGGATTCGTGATGTCGCGACGCTGGCTCAAGAAATATCTAAAGCAGAACAAGATATTGGTGACTACCAACTTCTCAGTTGTTATGCAAAACGTCGTAATTCAGATAGAAATCAAACCATTATGTTGACGGCTGGGTTGGTTCACTTGTTTTCCAATGATTATCCCGCCATGCGTATTGGACGTAACTTAGGCCTTATGTTGATGGATAACGTTTCACTTGTTAGATCACCGTTATTACGCAGGACTATGGGGTTAGTAGAGAGATAA
- a CDS encoding FAD-dependent 2-octaprenylphenol hydroxylase encodes MMQSFDIAIVGGGMVGLTLAAALAKTELRVAIVEGKLPSSELNELPDIRVSALSRSSEQVLRRVGAWSGIEQRRASPYVAMEVWDKDSFASIDFHANHLSQPNLGHIVENRVIQLSLLDRIKQLDNVTLFAPQKCQSVVVGESEAWITLDSGQALTAKLVVGADGAHSWLRQQQDIPLTHWDYGHHALVANIKTELPHHYTARQIFTPEGPLAFLPMQDANMSSIVWSTEPEQAEALVAMSDDEFNNALAAAFDVRLGLCEVKGERQAFPLKMRYARDFAKERVALIGDAAHTIHPLAGQGVNLGLLDAASLAQEVTRLWQEGQDIGLKRNLRPFERWRKAEAAKMITSMQGFKDLFAGDHPAKKLLRGVGMSVADKLPGAKNLIMERALGLKGQLPDIAK; translated from the coding sequence ATGATGCAAAGTTTTGATATTGCGATCGTCGGTGGTGGCATGGTGGGTTTGACTCTAGCGGCTGCACTGGCAAAAACGGAACTGAGAGTTGCGATTGTCGAGGGTAAACTGCCAAGTAGTGAATTGAATGAATTGCCGGACATTCGAGTGTCGGCATTGAGTCGCTCAAGTGAGCAAGTGTTGAGACGTGTTGGTGCGTGGTCAGGAATAGAACAGCGCCGCGCTAGCCCATATGTCGCGATGGAAGTGTGGGACAAAGACAGTTTTGCTTCTATCGACTTTCATGCCAATCACTTATCGCAGCCTAATTTAGGCCACATTGTTGAAAACCGTGTCATACAGCTTTCGTTACTGGATCGTATTAAACAACTGGATAACGTAACGTTATTTGCTCCTCAGAAGTGCCAGTCTGTCGTTGTTGGTGAGAGTGAAGCGTGGATAACACTAGATTCGGGTCAAGCGCTCACGGCTAAGTTGGTGGTGGGAGCGGATGGTGCGCATTCATGGTTACGCCAGCAGCAAGACATACCATTAACCCATTGGGATTATGGTCACCATGCTTTGGTTGCCAATATTAAAACTGAACTGCCGCATCATTATACCGCAAGACAAATCTTCACTCCGGAAGGGCCGTTGGCATTTTTGCCGATGCAAGACGCTAATATGAGTTCAATTGTTTGGTCGACAGAGCCTGAACAAGCAGAAGCATTGGTTGCGATGTCTGATGACGAGTTCAACAACGCGCTTGCTGCTGCATTTGATGTTCGACTCGGTCTGTGTGAAGTCAAAGGAGAGCGTCAGGCTTTCCCATTAAAAATGCGTTATGCACGAGACTTTGCCAAGGAGCGTGTGGCACTAATAGGTGACGCTGCACACACAATACATCCGTTAGCAGGGCAAGGTGTGAATCTTGGCTTATTGGATGCAGCAAGCTTGGCACAAGAAGTCACAAGGCTTTGGCAAGAAGGTCAAGATATCGGCTTGAAACGCAACCTAAGGCCGTTCGAACGTTGGCGCAAGGCGGAAGCTGCGAAAATGATAACGTCAATGCAAGGCTTCAAGGATTTGTTTGCAGGGGATCATCCGGCTAAGAAATTGCTTCGTGGTGTTGGGATGTCTGTTGCTGACAAATTACCGGGTGCAAAAAACCTCATTATGGAGAGAGCGCTTGGCTTGAAAGGTCAATTACCGGATATTGCTAAGTAG
- a CDS encoding DUF1107 domain-containing protein yields MRLFKRYTPGMIAKHISRLFKGRLYIYGIGKFEFDNGKLILPAKAEKRHFQTVNEVNQEISRLKCAYA; encoded by the coding sequence ATGAGACTGTTTAAACGCTACACGCCTGGCATGATAGCGAAACACATAAGTCGGCTTTTTAAAGGCAGACTTTATATCTACGGAATAGGGAAATTCGAATTCGATAACGGTAAACTGATTTTACCAGCAAAGGCTGAAAAACGTCATTTTCAAACCGTGAACGAAGTTAATCAAGAGATATCTCGATTGAAATGTGCGTATGCATAA
- a CDS encoding aminoacyl-tRNA deacylase, translating to MSNSTSITQYLEKKQVNYRLLPHKTPATSIEDAASQRQCRPEQMVKSILLRDMGNQYALACVPGNRQVDPKKVRAELNCRRMTCVSSNELLEVTGYEVGCVAPIGLSTKMPIVFDSELLKQNEVTISSGSNMAGLALTLEDLLGLCSPLISNIVRDL from the coding sequence ATGAGTAATAGCACCTCGATAACTCAATATCTTGAGAAAAAGCAGGTGAATTATCGCCTGCTCCCCCACAAAACGCCAGCCACCAGCATTGAAGACGCCGCTTCGCAAAGGCAATGCCGCCCAGAGCAAATGGTGAAATCCATCTTACTTAGAGATATGGGTAATCAATATGCTTTAGCCTGCGTGCCAGGCAATAGGCAAGTTGATCCCAAAAAAGTTAGAGCGGAGCTGAATTGCAGGCGAATGACTTGTGTCAGTTCTAATGAGCTACTAGAAGTCACCGGTTACGAAGTGGGTTGTGTGGCTCCGATCGGACTGTCTACAAAAATGCCTATTGTGTTTGACTCTGAGCTGTTAAAACAAAACGAAGTCACCATTAGCAGTGGCTCGAACATGGCAGGATTAGCGCTCACGCTAGAAGACCTCTTGGGTCTTTGCTCCCCCCTCATCTCGAATATCGTTCGAGATCTATAG
- the ygfZ gene encoding tRNA-modifying protein YgfZ, which translates to MNWQQSLTQQAHTSTQALPPLVVCPLTSWSAISMVGDDKKSYLQGQITCDVVSLEANQSTLGAHCDAKGKMWSIFRLFHHLDGYALITRASAFETALNEIKKYAVFSKVEIKKSDDILLGVMGDDAKHWLSSFVNTEESVTAFEGGTAVKLDDKRWLLSIQPDHADAVIANSPVELTNDSIWDWAEVESGLPSISASQQNQHIPQALNLQALGGISFTKGCYTGQETVARAKYRGMNKRALFKVTGELSAELPADATLERAVGENWRNAGSLIVQYQFDDNKACGLIVLPKDIEFDTALRLTDQPETRWQIEALPYSLEEDE; encoded by the coding sequence ATGAATTGGCAACAATCGCTCACGCAACAAGCTCACACTTCAACCCAAGCATTACCACCACTGGTTGTATGCCCACTCACTTCTTGGTCGGCCATTTCGATGGTTGGAGATGACAAAAAATCCTACCTGCAAGGCCAGATCACTTGTGATGTTGTCTCTCTAGAAGCGAATCAGTCCACATTAGGGGCTCATTGTGATGCAAAAGGAAAAATGTGGAGCATCTTCCGCCTATTCCATCACCTTGATGGCTACGCCTTAATTACTCGTGCCAGCGCTTTTGAAACCGCACTGAATGAAATAAAAAAATACGCGGTTTTTTCCAAAGTTGAAATCAAAAAAAGTGACGACATTTTACTAGGTGTGATGGGTGATGATGCCAAGCATTGGCTCAGTAGCTTTGTCAACACTGAAGAAAGTGTGACGGCATTTGAAGGTGGGACCGCAGTCAAACTCGACGATAAGCGATGGTTGCTGTCTATTCAACCGGATCATGCAGACGCTGTTATTGCTAACAGCCCAGTTGAATTGACGAACGATAGCATCTGGGACTGGGCTGAAGTTGAATCTGGCTTGCCAAGTATCTCGGCATCTCAACAAAATCAACACATTCCTCAGGCTCTCAACTTACAAGCTTTAGGCGGGATCAGTTTTACTAAAGGCTGCTATACAGGACAAGAAACCGTCGCTAGAGCAAAATACCGAGGTATGAACAAACGAGCATTATTTAAGGTAACGGGTGAGCTATCAGCAGAGTTACCGGCAGATGCCACTCTAGAGCGCGCAGTTGGTGAAAACTGGCGTAATGCTGGCTCTCTTATTGTTCAGTACCAGTTTGACGACAATAAAGCCTGTGGCCTCATCGTCTTACCAAAAGACATCGAGTTCGATACGGCACTACGCTTAACTGACCAACCAGAAACTCGCTGGCAAATTGAAGCGCTGCCTTATTCGTTGGAAGAAGATGAGTAA
- a CDS encoding succinate dehydrogenase assembly factor 2, which yields MYTPEAKARVKWGCRRGMLELDVVMMPFFDECFEALTEQEKNDFVSLLECDDPDLFTWVMGHGRSENLGHASMVDKIVAHNLSKVR from the coding sequence ATGTACACGCCAGAAGCAAAAGCACGCGTTAAATGGGGCTGTCGCCGCGGAATGCTAGAATTAGATGTAGTTATGATGCCGTTCTTTGATGAATGTTTTGAAGCATTGACTGAGCAAGAGAAGAACGACTTTGTTTCTTTATTAGAATGCGATGATCCTGATCTATTTACGTGGGTCATGGGGCATGGGCGCAGTGAAAATTTAGGGCATGCCTCTATGGTTGATAAAATTGTTGCTCACAACCTCAGCAAGGTCCGTTAG
- a CDS encoding protein YgfX has protein sequence MPLWLIKLLLTTSARSVSFQLATSYHACIIRSVTAAIIVWALCSSWLPTAATLYLCFVIFIPRNWVQLYPPQTLGLFTCSLDGGMVINSTDYQVARSWRLFFAVVVVIQTRESGRIVIWRDQCEEQHYRRLLYLLQQLENS, from the coding sequence ATGCCTCTATGGTTGATAAAATTGTTGCTCACAACCTCAGCAAGGTCCGTTAGTTTTCAGTTAGCGACGTCCTATCATGCCTGCATAATTCGTAGTGTGACCGCTGCGATTATTGTGTGGGCGTTATGCTCTTCTTGGTTGCCCACCGCAGCCACGCTGTACCTGTGTTTCGTTATTTTTATTCCACGCAATTGGGTTCAGCTCTATCCTCCACAAACTTTGGGTCTATTTACGTGCTCATTGGATGGAGGCATGGTGATAAATAGCACCGACTATCAAGTTGCGCGAAGTTGGCGATTATTCTTTGCAGTTGTTGTTGTCATTCAGACTCGCGAAAGTGGTCGGATAGTTATTTGGCGCGATCAATGTGAAGAGCAGCACTACCGGAGATTGTTATACCTATTGCAACAATTAGAGAATAGCTAA
- the nadB gene encoding L-aspartate oxidase translates to MNIHREHQCDVLVVGSGAAGLSLALRVAPHGKVIVLSKGPRSEGATFYAQGGIAAVFDESDSIESHVEDTQIAGGGLCEEDTVTFIAQNAKKCVQWLIDGGVPFDREDDDSDDSPRYHLTREGGHSHRRILHAADATGMAMQTSLQDNVHNHPNIDIFERHNALDLITEDKVGGDANKVVGAYIWNRDREHVETVRAKFVVLATGGASKVYQYTSNPDVSSGDGIAMAWRAGCRVANLEFNQFHPTCLFHPEARNFLLTEALRGEGAYLRRPDGSRFMPDFDEREELAPRDVVARAIDFEMKRLGADCMYLDISHKPAEFITKHFPTIHMRLQDLGIDMTKEPIPIVPAAHYTCGGVMVNQQGKTDLSQLYAIGEVSYTGLHGANRMASNSLLECVVYAWSAAKDIVKHIKDAELPPSLPHWDESQVSCSDEEVVIQHNWHELRLFMWDYMGIVRTDKRLERALRRIQLLQQETNEYYSTFRVSNNLLELRNLLQVAELMVKCAMQRKESRGLHYTLDYPELAENSQPTILVPNKK, encoded by the coding sequence ATGAACATACACCGTGAACATCAATGTGATGTGTTAGTGGTTGGTAGTGGTGCCGCGGGTTTATCGCTCGCGTTACGTGTTGCACCACATGGTAAAGTTATTGTACTTAGCAAGGGACCTCGCAGCGAAGGGGCCACCTTTTACGCACAAGGTGGTATCGCCGCTGTATTCGACGAATCTGACAGTATCGAATCTCACGTAGAAGATACTCAAATTGCTGGCGGCGGCTTGTGCGAAGAAGACACTGTGACCTTCATTGCCCAAAACGCAAAGAAATGCGTTCAGTGGCTCATTGACGGCGGAGTACCATTTGACCGCGAAGATGACGACTCCGATGACAGCCCACGCTATCACTTAACACGTGAAGGCGGACACAGTCATCGTCGTATTCTACACGCGGCAGATGCCACAGGCATGGCCATGCAAACGTCGCTACAAGACAACGTCCACAATCATCCAAACATCGATATTTTTGAACGCCACAACGCGTTAGATTTGATCACCGAAGACAAAGTCGGCGGCGATGCGAACAAAGTAGTCGGTGCTTATATTTGGAATCGGGACAGAGAGCACGTTGAAACTGTACGTGCTAAGTTTGTCGTGCTTGCTACAGGCGGAGCCTCGAAAGTTTATCAGTACACGTCGAACCCTGACGTTTCGTCTGGTGATGGTATCGCGATGGCTTGGCGCGCGGGTTGTCGCGTTGCCAATTTGGAATTCAATCAATTCCACCCGACCTGCCTGTTTCATCCAGAAGCTCGAAACTTCCTGCTAACGGAAGCCTTACGCGGTGAAGGTGCTTACCTTCGTCGCCCTGATGGCTCTCGCTTTATGCCCGATTTTGATGAACGAGAAGAACTGGCACCAAGAGATGTCGTTGCTCGTGCGATTGATTTTGAAATGAAACGACTGGGTGCAGATTGCATGTATCTCGACATCAGCCATAAACCAGCAGAGTTCATTACTAAGCACTTCCCTACGATTCATATGCGCTTGCAAGACTTGGGCATTGATATGACCAAAGAGCCAATACCAATTGTTCCTGCCGCGCACTACACCTGCGGCGGTGTGATGGTGAATCAACAGGGTAAAACCGACTTAAGCCAACTCTACGCAATTGGCGAAGTGAGCTATACCGGGCTTCATGGCGCTAACCGCATGGCGTCGAATTCCCTACTGGAATGTGTGGTGTATGCTTGGTCGGCCGCTAAAGATATCGTTAAACACATCAAGGATGCCGAACTTCCACCTAGCCTACCCCATTGGGATGAAAGTCAGGTTAGCTGTTCAGATGAAGAAGTCGTCATTCAACATAACTGGCATGAGTTACGCTTGTTCATGTGGGACTATATGGGCATTGTTCGTACTGACAAACGTCTAGAACGCGCATTACGTCGCATCCAATTGTTGCAGCAAGAAACTAACGAGTATTACAGCACGTTCAGAGTGTCTAATAACTTACTTGAACTTCGTAACTTATTGCAAGTTGCTGAGTTAATGGTGAAGTGTGCGATGCAACGCAAGGAAAGCCGAGGGCTACATTACACCTTAGATTACCCAGAGCTCGCTGAAAACAGCCAGCCTACAATTCTCGTTCCAAATAAGAAATAG
- the rpoE gene encoding RNA polymerase sigma factor RpoE, protein MSEQLTDQVLIERVQRGDKQAFNLLVIKYQNKVCNLISRYVSNSGDVQDVAQEAFIKAYRAIPNFRGESAFYTWLYRIAVNTAKNYIVAQSRRPPATDLDAEEAEYYESGSALKEISNPENLTLSKELQNVVFDAIEALPEDLKTAMTLRELDGLSYEEIAEVMDCPVGTVRSRIFRAREAVEKKIKPLIAH, encoded by the coding sequence ATGAGCGAGCAGCTAACTGATCAAGTATTGATAGAGCGAGTTCAGCGAGGAGATAAGCAGGCGTTTAACCTTTTGGTGATTAAATATCAAAACAAAGTTTGCAATCTAATTTCTCGCTATGTGAGCAACTCCGGAGACGTACAAGATGTAGCACAAGAGGCGTTTATTAAAGCGTATCGTGCCATTCCTAACTTTAGGGGTGAAAGTGCTTTTTACACTTGGCTCTATCGGATCGCCGTCAATACGGCTAAAAATTATATCGTTGCCCAAAGTCGTAGACCGCCAGCAACGGACTTAGATGCTGAAGAAGCAGAATATTACGAATCAGGCAGTGCGTTAAAAGAAATATCGAACCCTGAGAACTTAACGTTGTCCAAAGAATTGCAGAACGTTGTGTTTGATGCGATTGAAGCACTACCTGAAGACCTAAAAACGGCAATGACGTTGCGCGAGCTGGACGGCCTTAGCTATGAAGAAATAGCTGAAGTAATGGATTGTCCAGTAGGCACAGTACGTTCCCGAATATTCCGTGCTCGAGAAGCGGTTGAGAAAAAAATCAAACCGCTTATTGCGCACTAA